Proteins encoded together in one Bactrocera neohumeralis isolate Rockhampton chromosome 4, APGP_CSIRO_Bneo_wtdbg2-racon-allhic-juicebox.fasta_v2, whole genome shotgun sequence window:
- the LOC126756983 gene encoding uncharacterized protein LOC126756983 yields the protein MEKEDFIEEVRKREFLWDKKKIPLGSQQQKIIDKLWQEVADVCKITKSTAKIKWRSLRDQFLKELKKVPVYTSGGSYYIDEREKPKWTHFNSLIFLLNTHTPRKQVIDIRSESIIDIRSSDSVNSWDENKSQIEDTPPTVETSETTDTYNHFPSIRKVYTLDEEFENANSCVTEWKHEPAEANVCDEGRLQIEYEPPPFVAVAPQMADPKYAKNKRGYTCSAEEYGESAAAQLRDELSDCPSKKAAIEAVESNEDNENLLFFRSLLPYMNRLDIVQQLRVRTRFQEILMTELGTTRQY from the exons ATGGAAAAGGAGGATTTTATAGAGGAAGTACGCAAGCGAGAATTTTTATGGGATAAGAAAAAGATACCATTGGGAAGTCAGCAGcagaaaataatcgataaaCTATGGCAAGAAGTAGCGGACGTTTGTAAAATAACAA AGTCCACAGCCAAAATAAAGTGGCGTAGCTTACGCGATCAATTCCTGAAGGAATTAAAAAAGGTGCCAGTCTACACCAGCGGCGGTAGTTATTACATTGACGAGCGTGAAAAACCGAAATGGACACATTTTAACAGTTTAATTTTCTTGCTCAATACCCACACGCCCCGCAAACAAGTTATTGATATTAGGTCCGAATCGATAATTGATATACGTTCGTCCGATTCGGTGAATAGCTGGGATGAGAACAAAAGCCAAATCGAAGATACGCCACCCACAGTAGAGACGTCTGAAACTACCGACACATACAATCACTTTCCCAGCATACGGAAAGTTTACACGCTGGACGAGGAATTTGAGAATGCCAACTCGTGTGTAACCGAATGGAAACATGAGCCCGCGGAAGCGAATGTGTGCGATGAGGGTAGATTACAAATAGAATATGAACCACCACCTTTTGTTGCGGTCGCACCACAAATGGCAGATCCGAAATATGCGAAGAATAAACGTGGCTACACATGCAGCGCCGAGGAATACGGCGAGTCGGCGGCCGCACAACTGCGCGATGAACTGTCCGATTGCCCGAGCAAGAAGGCAGCAATTGAGGCTGTCGAGTCGAATGAGGATAATGAAAATTTACTGTTCTTTCGCTCACTTTTGCCCTATATGAATCGCTTGGATATAGTGCAGCAGTTGCGGGTGCGTACGCGGTTTCAGGAGATTTTAATGACGGAATTGGGTACTACCAGACAGTATTGA
- the LOC126756974 gene encoding protein twist, giving the protein MSIRPSSPKVLLDISYKPMPHAMDMQDNVIKLIKMEPQAYEYLHNMQMQQDIVAHQQQQQQQQQHTLSGSFYHSTNGAQASRLAPTQQPAMHTQRHIVEPTDFAYGDNGAAGAEVDSTDYHMQSPEMLSNCSANTTPLAFGQSAVEHTAGAATTTTTNMAKELNNNYNMQNGACNGVTAQLVGATKRNRGEFESADHELMNETKKPHLQLINEQQHAPQQQQQQAHFMHAQDAPRFVLDYLPTTVSDVNSNINGPNNNNADSNSNNSSSNGTSQFDFAAREMCENSVDNFKYGYQQQLPHGQQQQQQSQQPHQQQQNHQQQAMQQTLQQSLQQQQSVQQQQQPLQHALTPTTTTPPHNVPPTNGIFSLKHEIDKDLTHTLAHETATAAALSQVHAQTPHIIGKSLAQHYDFAHSMKSNNSEGDDLEFMRLNGDNHENCDASYDYTNDDLMDIRADSLSDNADTAAKHFRKPRRRTRRKSSRSEDVDEFHNQRVMANVRERQRTQSLNDAFKALQQIIPTLPSDKLSKIQTLKLATRYIDFLCRVLSTSEISLLKTMDSKSILANNGLPLGTASILNAATNGTESELKGLRRATGASVIPPEKLSYLFGVWRMEGDTQNKT; this is encoded by the exons ATGTCCATACGCCCGAGTTCGCCGAAAGTTTTGCTGGACATCAGCTACAAACCGATGCCGCATGCAATGGACATGCAGGACAATGTGATTAAATTGATCAAAATGGAGCCACAAGCCTACGAATATCTGCACAACATGCAAATGCAACAGGATATCGTCgcacaccaacagcaacaacaacagcagcaacaacacacgCTCAGCGGTTCGTTTTATCACAGCACAAATGGAGCGCAGGCGTCGCGCTTGGCGCCCACACAGCAGCCAGCGATGCACACACAACGTCATATAGTGGAGCCAACGGATTTCGCTTATGGTGACAACGGCGCCGCTGGCGCTGAGGTGGATTCCACCGACTATCACATGCAAAGCCCGGAAATGCTTAGCAACTGCAGCGCCAACACAACGCCGCTGGCTTTTGGACAAAGCGCGGTGGAGCACACCGCTGgcgccgcaacaacaacaaccacaaatatGGCTAAAGAAttgaataataattataatatgcaGAATGGCGCGTGCAACGGCGTGACGGCGCAGCTGGTGGGTGCGACCAAGCGGAATAGAGGTGAATTCGAGAGCGCGGATCACGAACTTATGAACGAGACTAAGAAGCCGCATTTACAGCTGATCAATGAGCAACAGCAcgcaccacaacaacaacaacaacaagcgcactTCATGCACGCGCAGGATGCGCCGCGATTTGTCTTGGATTATCTGCCAACAACGGTGTCGGATGTGAATTCGAATATCAACGgtcccaacaacaacaatgctgacagcaatagcaacaacagcagcagcaacggcaCGTCACAGTTTGACTTTGCCGCGCGGGAAATGTGTGAGAATAGTGTGGATAATTTCAAATACGGCTATCAGCAGCAGCTGCCGcatggacaacaacaacagcagcaatcaCAACAAccacatcagcagcaacaaaatcACCAACAGCAAGCAATGCAGCAAACACTGCAACagtcactacaacaacaacaatcagtgcaacaacaacaacagccgctGCAACACGCCTtaactccaacaacaacaacgccgcCGCACAATGTCCCACCAACTAACGGTATTTTCAGTTTAAAACACGAAATCGACAAGGATTtaacacacacactcgcacacgaGACGGCGACAGCGGCGGCGCTAAGCCAAGTCCACGCGCAGACGCCTCATATTATTGGCAAAAGCCTCGCACAACACTACGACTTTGCGCACTCGATGAAGAGCAACAACTCCGAAGGCGATGATTTGGAATTTATGCGCTTGAATGGCGATAATCATGAGAACTGCGACGCCAGCTATGATTACACCAACGATGATTTGATGGACATACGCGCGGACTCGTTGTCCGACAATGCAGACACGGCTGCTAAACATTTTCGCAAACCGCGTCGACGTACGCGCCGGAAATCGAGCCGTTCCGAGGATGTCGATGAGTTTCACAATCAACGCGTTATGGCCAATGTGCGCGAGCGTCAGCGCACGCAGAGCCTGAATGACGCGTTCAAGGCGCTGCAGCAGATCATACCGACACTGCCGAGCGATAAGCTGAGCAAAATACAAACGTTGAAGCTGGCGACCAG ATATATTGATTTTCTGTGTCGCGTGCTCTCCACGAGCGAGATCAGTCTGCTGAAAACGATGGACAGCAAGAGCATACTCGCCAACAATGGACTGCCGCTGGGCACGGCGTCGATCTTGAATGCGGCCACCAATGGCACCGAGTCCGAGCTGAAGGGTCTGCGGCGCGCCACAGGCGCCTCAGTGATACCACCGGAAAAGCTCAGCTACCTATTTGGCGTTTGGCGTATGGAAGGTGACACGCAAAATAAAACGTAG